One segment of Prionailurus bengalensis isolate Pbe53 chromosome E3, Fcat_Pben_1.1_paternal_pri, whole genome shotgun sequence DNA contains the following:
- the PGAP6 gene encoding post-GPI attachment to proteins factor 6 isoform X3 has translation MGRAGTGTRGAAVAVAVAGPLLLLLLAGAPPAAAGDAKKSDVRLVSEQFSQSPQKLSFYSWYGSARLFHFRVPPDTVLLRWLLQVSRGGGPACTDVEITVYFRYGAPPVINPLDTSFPANTSVQPSFLIKMLQSNASVNISHPAPGDWFVAAHLPPSSQKIEVKGFVPTCAYIFQPDMLVLRAVEVFILEPDVPLPQTLLSHPSYLKIFIPENTRELRLELQGCATNGSLGCPVRLTVGSATLPRNFQKVLTCVSPSWACHLLLPSPPWDRWLQVTARSLAGPHVSVAFRAVAALTACRPWTLNSQHLLPSGTNQSCNASAGLLPPSPGSRGPGRSSRLGSGPFCLMSYPVLREDMDVVSVRFRPVDRVSMLVQSAVPSVLRLHLNTGMDSGGSLTVSLQANQTAVTNNTLVVVCVNAASPFLSFNTSLNCTTAFFQGYPLSLSASSRQADLVIPYPETDNWYLSLQLVCPESPEECEQTSVLVETTLYLVPCLNDCGPYGQCLLLRRHSYLYAGCSCKAAPLASHWPTGWRGWSCTDNSTAQTVAQQRVATLLLTLSNLMFLAPIAISVHRLLLVEASVYAYTMFFSTFYHACDQPGEAVLCILSYDTLQYCDFLGSGVSIWVTILCMARLKAALKHVLFLLGTLVFAMSLQLDRRGAWNMMGPCLFAFVVMVTMWHLAHAAGGKCGLPAAAARGAHRALGLLAEAHVPLSDL, from the exons ACGTCAGGCTGGTGTCGGAGCAGTTCTCGCAGTCCCCACAGAAGCTGTCTTTCTACAGCTGGTACGGAAGCGCCAGGCTCTTCCATTTCCGCGTGCCCCCGGACACCGTGCTGCTGCGCTGGCTGCTGCAAGTGTCCCGGGGCGGCGGCCCTGCGTGCACCGACGTGGAGATCACTGT gtaCTTCCGTTATGGCGCCCCTCCTGTCATCAACCCTCTGGACACCAGCTTCCCCGCCAACACCTCCGTGCAGCCCTCCTTCCTCATCAAGATGCTGCAGAGCAACGCGTCCGTCAACATCTCCCACCCAGCACCCGGGGACTGGTTTGTGGCCGCCCACCTGCCGCCCTCATCCCAGAAGATTGAGGTGAAG GGTTTTGTGCCCACCTGTGCCTACATCTTCCAGCCGGACATGCTTGTCCTGCGGGCAGTCGAGGTGTTCATCCTGGAGCCTGATGTCCCCCTTCCACAGACTCTCCTGTCCCACCCCAGCTACCTCAA AATCTTCATCCCTGAGAATACCCGGGAGCTGCGGCTGGAGCTGCAGGGCTGTGCGACCAACGGGAGTCTGGGCTGCCCTGTTCGCCTTACTGTGGGCTCGGCCACCCTGCCCAGGAACTTCCAGAAGGTGCTCACGTGCGTTAGCCCCAGTTGGGCCTGCCACCTGCTGTTGCCTTCGCCGCCCTGGGACCGGTGGCTGCAagtgacagccaggagcctggccGGGCCTCATGTGTCGGTGGCCTTCAGGGCTGTAGCTGCGCTCACAG CCTGCAGGCCGTGGACCCTGAACTCCCAGCACCTCTTGCCGAGCGGCACAAACCAGAGCTGTAACGCCTCCGCTGGCCTGCTGCCCCCAAGCCCCGGCTCCCGTGGCCCGGGCAGGAGCAGCAGGCTGGGCAGCGGGCCCTTCTGCCTCATGAGCTACCCGGTCCTTCGAGAAGACATGGACGTGGTATCTGTACGCTTCCGGCCCGTGGACAGGGTCTCCATGCTGGTGCAGTCAGCCGTGCCCTCGGTGCTGCGGCTGCACCTCAACACTGGCATGGACAGCGGGGGCTCCCTCACCGTCTCCCTGCAGGCCAACCAG ACTGCGGTCACCAACAACACCTTGGTCGTGGTCTGCGTGAATGCGGCCTCGCCCTTCCTCAGCTTTAACACGTCGCTCAACTGCACTACAG CCTTCTTCCAGGGCTACCCCCTGTCTCTGAGTGCCTCATCACGCCAGGCCGACCTCGTCATCCCCTATCCAGAGACAGACAACTGGTACCTCTCCCTGCAGCTCGTATGCCCCGAGAGTCCTGA GGAGTGTGAGCAGACCTCGGTCCTCGTGGAGACCACCTTGTACTTGGTGCCTTGCCTGAATGACTGTGGACCCTATGGCCAGTGTCTTCTGCTGCGCAGACACAGCTACTTGTATGCAGGCTGCAGCTGCAAGGCAG CCCCCTTGGCGTCGCATTGGCCCACAGGTTGGCGTGGGTGGAGCTGCACGGACAACAGCACGGCCCAGACGGTGGCCCAGCAGAGGGTGGCCACCCTCCTTCTCACCCTCAGCAACCTCATGTTCCTGGCTCCCATTGCCATCTCCGTGCACCGCCTCCTCCTGGTGGAGGCCTCCGTCTATGCCTACACCATGTTCTTCTCCACG TTCTACCATGCCTGTGACCAGCCCGGGGAGGCGGTGCTGTGCATCCTCAGCTATGACACATTGCAGTACTGCGACTTTCTGGGCTCTGGGGTGTCCATCTGGGTCACCATCCTCTGCATGGCGCGGCTGAAGGCGGCCTTGAAACAT GTCCTGTTTCTCCTGGGCACACTGGTCTTCGCCATGTCCTTGCAGCTGGACCGCAGGGGTGCCTGGAATATGATGGGGCCTTGTCTCTTTGCCTTTGTGGTTATGGTCACCATGTGG CATCTGGCACATGCTGCTGGCGGGAAGTGCGGCCTTCCTGCTGCCGCCGCGAGAGGAGCACACCGAGCCCTGGGCCTGCTCGCAGAAGCTCACGTGCCGCTATCAGATCTGTAA
- the PGAP6 gene encoding post-GPI attachment to proteins factor 6 isoform X1, protein MGRAGTGTRGAAVAVAVAGPLLLLLLAGAPPAAAGDAKKSDVRLVSEQFSQSPQKLSFYSWYGSARLFHFRVPPDTVLLRWLLQVSRGGGPACTDVEITVYFRYGAPPVINPLDTSFPANTSVQPSFLIKMLQSNASVNISHPAPGDWFVAAHLPPSSQKIEVKGFVPTCAYIFQPDMLVLRAVEVFILEPDVPLPQTLLSHPSYLKIFIPENTRELRLELQGCATNGSLGCPVRLTVGSATLPRNFQKVLTCVSPSWACHLLLPSPPWDRWLQVTARSLAGPHVSVAFRAVAALTACRPWTLNSQHLLPSGTNQSCNASAGLLPPSPGSRGPGRSSRLGSGPFCLMSYPVLREDMDVVSVRFRPVDRVSMLVQSAVPSVLRLHLNTGMDSGGSLTVSLQANQTAVTNNTLVVVCVNAASPFLSFNTSLNCTTAFFQGYPLSLSASSRQADLVIPYPETDNWYLSLQLVCPESPEECEQTSVLVETTLYLVPCLNDCGPYGQCLLLRRHSYLYAGCSCKAAPLASHWPTGWRGWSCTDNSTAQTVAQQRVATLLLTLSNLMFLAPIAISVHRLLLVEASVYAYTMFFSTFYHACDQPGEAVLCILSYDTLQYCDFLGSGVSIWVTILCMARLKAALKHVLFLLGTLVFAMSLQLDRRGAWNMMGPCLFAFVVMVTMWVYRCGHRRQCYPTSWQRWGFFLLPGISMAAVAVAIYTSMMTSDNYYYTHSIWHMLLAGSAAFLLPPREEHTEPWACSQKLTCRYQICKSHREELYAVT, encoded by the exons ACGTCAGGCTGGTGTCGGAGCAGTTCTCGCAGTCCCCACAGAAGCTGTCTTTCTACAGCTGGTACGGAAGCGCCAGGCTCTTCCATTTCCGCGTGCCCCCGGACACCGTGCTGCTGCGCTGGCTGCTGCAAGTGTCCCGGGGCGGCGGCCCTGCGTGCACCGACGTGGAGATCACTGT gtaCTTCCGTTATGGCGCCCCTCCTGTCATCAACCCTCTGGACACCAGCTTCCCCGCCAACACCTCCGTGCAGCCCTCCTTCCTCATCAAGATGCTGCAGAGCAACGCGTCCGTCAACATCTCCCACCCAGCACCCGGGGACTGGTTTGTGGCCGCCCACCTGCCGCCCTCATCCCAGAAGATTGAGGTGAAG GGTTTTGTGCCCACCTGTGCCTACATCTTCCAGCCGGACATGCTTGTCCTGCGGGCAGTCGAGGTGTTCATCCTGGAGCCTGATGTCCCCCTTCCACAGACTCTCCTGTCCCACCCCAGCTACCTCAA AATCTTCATCCCTGAGAATACCCGGGAGCTGCGGCTGGAGCTGCAGGGCTGTGCGACCAACGGGAGTCTGGGCTGCCCTGTTCGCCTTACTGTGGGCTCGGCCACCCTGCCCAGGAACTTCCAGAAGGTGCTCACGTGCGTTAGCCCCAGTTGGGCCTGCCACCTGCTGTTGCCTTCGCCGCCCTGGGACCGGTGGCTGCAagtgacagccaggagcctggccGGGCCTCATGTGTCGGTGGCCTTCAGGGCTGTAGCTGCGCTCACAG CCTGCAGGCCGTGGACCCTGAACTCCCAGCACCTCTTGCCGAGCGGCACAAACCAGAGCTGTAACGCCTCCGCTGGCCTGCTGCCCCCAAGCCCCGGCTCCCGTGGCCCGGGCAGGAGCAGCAGGCTGGGCAGCGGGCCCTTCTGCCTCATGAGCTACCCGGTCCTTCGAGAAGACATGGACGTGGTATCTGTACGCTTCCGGCCCGTGGACAGGGTCTCCATGCTGGTGCAGTCAGCCGTGCCCTCGGTGCTGCGGCTGCACCTCAACACTGGCATGGACAGCGGGGGCTCCCTCACCGTCTCCCTGCAGGCCAACCAG ACTGCGGTCACCAACAACACCTTGGTCGTGGTCTGCGTGAATGCGGCCTCGCCCTTCCTCAGCTTTAACACGTCGCTCAACTGCACTACAG CCTTCTTCCAGGGCTACCCCCTGTCTCTGAGTGCCTCATCACGCCAGGCCGACCTCGTCATCCCCTATCCAGAGACAGACAACTGGTACCTCTCCCTGCAGCTCGTATGCCCCGAGAGTCCTGA GGAGTGTGAGCAGACCTCGGTCCTCGTGGAGACCACCTTGTACTTGGTGCCTTGCCTGAATGACTGTGGACCCTATGGCCAGTGTCTTCTGCTGCGCAGACACAGCTACTTGTATGCAGGCTGCAGCTGCAAGGCAG CCCCCTTGGCGTCGCATTGGCCCACAGGTTGGCGTGGGTGGAGCTGCACGGACAACAGCACGGCCCAGACGGTGGCCCAGCAGAGGGTGGCCACCCTCCTTCTCACCCTCAGCAACCTCATGTTCCTGGCTCCCATTGCCATCTCCGTGCACCGCCTCCTCCTGGTGGAGGCCTCCGTCTATGCCTACACCATGTTCTTCTCCACG TTCTACCATGCCTGTGACCAGCCCGGGGAGGCGGTGCTGTGCATCCTCAGCTATGACACATTGCAGTACTGCGACTTTCTGGGCTCTGGGGTGTCCATCTGGGTCACCATCCTCTGCATGGCGCGGCTGAAGGCGGCCTTGAAACAT GTCCTGTTTCTCCTGGGCACACTGGTCTTCGCCATGTCCTTGCAGCTGGACCGCAGGGGTGCCTGGAATATGATGGGGCCTTGTCTCTTTGCCTTTGTGGTTATGGTCACCATGTGG GTGTACCGCTGCGGGCACCGGCGCCAGTGCTACCCGACCTCCTGGCAGCGCTGGGGCTTTTTCCTCCTGCCCGGCATCTCCATGGCCGCTGTGGCTGTGGCCATCTACACCTCTATGATGACCAGTGACAACTATTACTACACCCACAGCATCTGGCACATGCTGCTGGCGGGAAGTGCGGCCTTCCTGCTGCCGCCGCGAGAGGAGCACACCGAGCCCTGGGCCTGCTCGCAGAAGCTCACGTGCCGCTATCAGATCTGTAAGAGCCACCGAGAGGAGCTGTACGCGGTGACGTGA
- the PGAP6 gene encoding post-GPI attachment to proteins factor 6 isoform X2 — MGRAGTGTRGAAVAVAVAGPLLLLLLAGAPPAAAGDAKKSDVRLVSEQFSQSPQKLSFYSWYGSARLFHFRVPPDTVLLRWLLQVSRGGGPACTDVEITVYFRYGAPPVINPLDTSFPANTSVQPSFLIKMLQSNASVNISHPAPGDWFVAAHLPPSSQKIEVKGFVPTCAYIFQPDMLVLRAVEVFILEPDVPLPQTLLSHPSYLKIFIPENTRELRLELQGCATNGSLGCPVRLTVGSATLPRNFQKVLTCVSPSWACHLLLPSPPWDRWLQVTARSLAGPHVSVAFRAVAALTACRPWTLNSQHLLPSGTNQSCNASAGLLPPSPGSRGPGRSSRLGSGPFCLMSYPVLREDMDVVSVRFRPVDRVSMLVQSAVPSVLRLHLNTGMDSGGSLTVSLQANQTAVTNNTLVVVCVNAASPFLSFNTSLNCTTAFFQGYPLSLSASSRQADLVIPYPETDNWYLSLQLVCPESPEECEQTSVLVETTLYLVPCLNDCGPYGQCLLLRRHSYLYAGCSCKAGWRGWSCTDNSTAQTVAQQRVATLLLTLSNLMFLAPIAISVHRLLLVEASVYAYTMFFSTFYHACDQPGEAVLCILSYDTLQYCDFLGSGVSIWVTILCMARLKAALKHVLFLLGTLVFAMSLQLDRRGAWNMMGPCLFAFVVMVTMWVYRCGHRRQCYPTSWQRWGFFLLPGISMAAVAVAIYTSMMTSDNYYYTHSIWHMLLAGSAAFLLPPREEHTEPWACSQKLTCRYQICKSHREELYAVT; from the exons ACGTCAGGCTGGTGTCGGAGCAGTTCTCGCAGTCCCCACAGAAGCTGTCTTTCTACAGCTGGTACGGAAGCGCCAGGCTCTTCCATTTCCGCGTGCCCCCGGACACCGTGCTGCTGCGCTGGCTGCTGCAAGTGTCCCGGGGCGGCGGCCCTGCGTGCACCGACGTGGAGATCACTGT gtaCTTCCGTTATGGCGCCCCTCCTGTCATCAACCCTCTGGACACCAGCTTCCCCGCCAACACCTCCGTGCAGCCCTCCTTCCTCATCAAGATGCTGCAGAGCAACGCGTCCGTCAACATCTCCCACCCAGCACCCGGGGACTGGTTTGTGGCCGCCCACCTGCCGCCCTCATCCCAGAAGATTGAGGTGAAG GGTTTTGTGCCCACCTGTGCCTACATCTTCCAGCCGGACATGCTTGTCCTGCGGGCAGTCGAGGTGTTCATCCTGGAGCCTGATGTCCCCCTTCCACAGACTCTCCTGTCCCACCCCAGCTACCTCAA AATCTTCATCCCTGAGAATACCCGGGAGCTGCGGCTGGAGCTGCAGGGCTGTGCGACCAACGGGAGTCTGGGCTGCCCTGTTCGCCTTACTGTGGGCTCGGCCACCCTGCCCAGGAACTTCCAGAAGGTGCTCACGTGCGTTAGCCCCAGTTGGGCCTGCCACCTGCTGTTGCCTTCGCCGCCCTGGGACCGGTGGCTGCAagtgacagccaggagcctggccGGGCCTCATGTGTCGGTGGCCTTCAGGGCTGTAGCTGCGCTCACAG CCTGCAGGCCGTGGACCCTGAACTCCCAGCACCTCTTGCCGAGCGGCACAAACCAGAGCTGTAACGCCTCCGCTGGCCTGCTGCCCCCAAGCCCCGGCTCCCGTGGCCCGGGCAGGAGCAGCAGGCTGGGCAGCGGGCCCTTCTGCCTCATGAGCTACCCGGTCCTTCGAGAAGACATGGACGTGGTATCTGTACGCTTCCGGCCCGTGGACAGGGTCTCCATGCTGGTGCAGTCAGCCGTGCCCTCGGTGCTGCGGCTGCACCTCAACACTGGCATGGACAGCGGGGGCTCCCTCACCGTCTCCCTGCAGGCCAACCAG ACTGCGGTCACCAACAACACCTTGGTCGTGGTCTGCGTGAATGCGGCCTCGCCCTTCCTCAGCTTTAACACGTCGCTCAACTGCACTACAG CCTTCTTCCAGGGCTACCCCCTGTCTCTGAGTGCCTCATCACGCCAGGCCGACCTCGTCATCCCCTATCCAGAGACAGACAACTGGTACCTCTCCCTGCAGCTCGTATGCCCCGAGAGTCCTGA GGAGTGTGAGCAGACCTCGGTCCTCGTGGAGACCACCTTGTACTTGGTGCCTTGCCTGAATGACTGTGGACCCTATGGCCAGTGTCTTCTGCTGCGCAGACACAGCTACTTGTATGCAGGCTGCAGCTGCAAGGCAG GTTGGCGTGGGTGGAGCTGCACGGACAACAGCACGGCCCAGACGGTGGCCCAGCAGAGGGTGGCCACCCTCCTTCTCACCCTCAGCAACCTCATGTTCCTGGCTCCCATTGCCATCTCCGTGCACCGCCTCCTCCTGGTGGAGGCCTCCGTCTATGCCTACACCATGTTCTTCTCCACG TTCTACCATGCCTGTGACCAGCCCGGGGAGGCGGTGCTGTGCATCCTCAGCTATGACACATTGCAGTACTGCGACTTTCTGGGCTCTGGGGTGTCCATCTGGGTCACCATCCTCTGCATGGCGCGGCTGAAGGCGGCCTTGAAACAT GTCCTGTTTCTCCTGGGCACACTGGTCTTCGCCATGTCCTTGCAGCTGGACCGCAGGGGTGCCTGGAATATGATGGGGCCTTGTCTCTTTGCCTTTGTGGTTATGGTCACCATGTGG GTGTACCGCTGCGGGCACCGGCGCCAGTGCTACCCGACCTCCTGGCAGCGCTGGGGCTTTTTCCTCCTGCCCGGCATCTCCATGGCCGCTGTGGCTGTGGCCATCTACACCTCTATGATGACCAGTGACAACTATTACTACACCCACAGCATCTGGCACATGCTGCTGGCGGGAAGTGCGGCCTTCCTGCTGCCGCCGCGAGAGGAGCACACCGAGCCCTGGGCCTGCTCGCAGAAGCTCACGTGCCGCTATCAGATCTGTAAGAGCCACCGAGAGGAGCTGTACGCGGTGACGTGA
- the PGAP6 gene encoding post-GPI attachment to proteins factor 6 isoform X4, which produces MLQSNASVNISHPAPGDWFVAAHLPPSSQKIEVKGFVPTCAYIFQPDMLVLRAVEVFILEPDVPLPQTLLSHPSYLKIFIPENTRELRLELQGCATNGSLGCPVRLTVGSATLPRNFQKVLTCVSPSWACHLLLPSPPWDRWLQVTARSLAGPHVSVAFRAVAALTACRPWTLNSQHLLPSGTNQSCNASAGLLPPSPGSRGPGRSSRLGSGPFCLMSYPVLREDMDVVSVRFRPVDRVSMLVQSAVPSVLRLHLNTGMDSGGSLTVSLQANQTAVTNNTLVVVCVNAASPFLSFNTSLNCTTAFFQGYPLSLSASSRQADLVIPYPETDNWYLSLQLVCPESPEECEQTSVLVETTLYLVPCLNDCGPYGQCLLLRRHSYLYAGCSCKAAPLASHWPTGWRGWSCTDNSTAQTVAQQRVATLLLTLSNLMFLAPIAISVHRLLLVEASVYAYTMFFSTFYHACDQPGEAVLCILSYDTLQYCDFLGSGVSIWVTILCMARLKAALKHVLFLLGTLVFAMSLQLDRRGAWNMMGPCLFAFVVMVTMWVYRCGHRRQCYPTSWQRWGFFLLPGISMAAVAVAIYTSMMTSDNYYYTHSIWHMLLAGSAAFLLPPREEHTEPWACSQKLTCRYQICKSHREELYAVT; this is translated from the exons ATGCTGCAGAGCAACGCGTCCGTCAACATCTCCCACCCAGCACCCGGGGACTGGTTTGTGGCCGCCCACCTGCCGCCCTCATCCCAGAAGATTGAGGTGAAG GGTTTTGTGCCCACCTGTGCCTACATCTTCCAGCCGGACATGCTTGTCCTGCGGGCAGTCGAGGTGTTCATCCTGGAGCCTGATGTCCCCCTTCCACAGACTCTCCTGTCCCACCCCAGCTACCTCAA AATCTTCATCCCTGAGAATACCCGGGAGCTGCGGCTGGAGCTGCAGGGCTGTGCGACCAACGGGAGTCTGGGCTGCCCTGTTCGCCTTACTGTGGGCTCGGCCACCCTGCCCAGGAACTTCCAGAAGGTGCTCACGTGCGTTAGCCCCAGTTGGGCCTGCCACCTGCTGTTGCCTTCGCCGCCCTGGGACCGGTGGCTGCAagtgacagccaggagcctggccGGGCCTCATGTGTCGGTGGCCTTCAGGGCTGTAGCTGCGCTCACAG CCTGCAGGCCGTGGACCCTGAACTCCCAGCACCTCTTGCCGAGCGGCACAAACCAGAGCTGTAACGCCTCCGCTGGCCTGCTGCCCCCAAGCCCCGGCTCCCGTGGCCCGGGCAGGAGCAGCAGGCTGGGCAGCGGGCCCTTCTGCCTCATGAGCTACCCGGTCCTTCGAGAAGACATGGACGTGGTATCTGTACGCTTCCGGCCCGTGGACAGGGTCTCCATGCTGGTGCAGTCAGCCGTGCCCTCGGTGCTGCGGCTGCACCTCAACACTGGCATGGACAGCGGGGGCTCCCTCACCGTCTCCCTGCAGGCCAACCAG ACTGCGGTCACCAACAACACCTTGGTCGTGGTCTGCGTGAATGCGGCCTCGCCCTTCCTCAGCTTTAACACGTCGCTCAACTGCACTACAG CCTTCTTCCAGGGCTACCCCCTGTCTCTGAGTGCCTCATCACGCCAGGCCGACCTCGTCATCCCCTATCCAGAGACAGACAACTGGTACCTCTCCCTGCAGCTCGTATGCCCCGAGAGTCCTGA GGAGTGTGAGCAGACCTCGGTCCTCGTGGAGACCACCTTGTACTTGGTGCCTTGCCTGAATGACTGTGGACCCTATGGCCAGTGTCTTCTGCTGCGCAGACACAGCTACTTGTATGCAGGCTGCAGCTGCAAGGCAG CCCCCTTGGCGTCGCATTGGCCCACAGGTTGGCGTGGGTGGAGCTGCACGGACAACAGCACGGCCCAGACGGTGGCCCAGCAGAGGGTGGCCACCCTCCTTCTCACCCTCAGCAACCTCATGTTCCTGGCTCCCATTGCCATCTCCGTGCACCGCCTCCTCCTGGTGGAGGCCTCCGTCTATGCCTACACCATGTTCTTCTCCACG TTCTACCATGCCTGTGACCAGCCCGGGGAGGCGGTGCTGTGCATCCTCAGCTATGACACATTGCAGTACTGCGACTTTCTGGGCTCTGGGGTGTCCATCTGGGTCACCATCCTCTGCATGGCGCGGCTGAAGGCGGCCTTGAAACAT GTCCTGTTTCTCCTGGGCACACTGGTCTTCGCCATGTCCTTGCAGCTGGACCGCAGGGGTGCCTGGAATATGATGGGGCCTTGTCTCTTTGCCTTTGTGGTTATGGTCACCATGTGG GTGTACCGCTGCGGGCACCGGCGCCAGTGCTACCCGACCTCCTGGCAGCGCTGGGGCTTTTTCCTCCTGCCCGGCATCTCCATGGCCGCTGTGGCTGTGGCCATCTACACCTCTATGATGACCAGTGACAACTATTACTACACCCACAGCATCTGGCACATGCTGCTGGCGGGAAGTGCGGCCTTCCTGCTGCCGCCGCGAGAGGAGCACACCGAGCCCTGGGCCTGCTCGCAGAAGCTCACGTGCCGCTATCAGATCTGTAAGAGCCACCGAGAGGAGCTGTACGCGGTGACGTGA